A window from Halococcus salifodinae DSM 8989 encodes these proteins:
- a CDS encoding glycoside hydrolase family 26 protein: protein MNRRTFLRSVGVIGAVGTSGCAAQLNPVAETPTPELTPTPEPPATRAGTALTGMYPGGPNREDAIANLGLYTEWLDQPPAVAVVFVDGLIPDGAKQGFVEGPLTDIWNAGHVPMITWQPFAQAKQQTSETVERAIAAGEHDDHLSSWATLLEAWARPYGDRTRGRRFYFRPAHEMNGSWFPWSAVDSSRIDTTVTPALNGSGSANGSGGESPAAGTPEDYVEMWRRLYDAFGRTDLDATNVQWVWAVNADEVGGIRMERYYPGDEYADWVGLDGFNFGGSQSYSRWRTPEELFDPMLGRLRELTDKPVTLTEFATSSFTGSKGDGEYRPARKAEWIEAAYEYVAANDIKMTCWFNVDKSGTDEADWAVFGGERGTEQASVSGTEYAAYAAYNRTVSGDDFLGALPDYPPLLTDAEFAGTF, encoded by the coding sequence ATGAATCGCCGGACGTTTCTCCGATCGGTGGGGGTGATCGGCGCTGTCGGGACGAGCGGCTGTGCGGCACAGCTCAACCCGGTCGCCGAAACACCGACGCCGGAGCTCACGCCGACGCCCGAACCACCAGCAACCCGTGCGGGGACGGCACTCACCGGGATGTATCCCGGCGGGCCGAACCGCGAGGACGCGATCGCGAACCTCGGGCTGTACACGGAGTGGCTCGACCAGCCGCCCGCGGTCGCGGTCGTGTTCGTCGACGGGCTGATCCCCGACGGCGCGAAGCAGGGGTTCGTCGAGGGACCGCTGACCGACATCTGGAACGCGGGCCACGTTCCCATGATCACGTGGCAGCCGTTCGCACAGGCGAAACAGCAAACGAGCGAGACCGTCGAGCGCGCGATCGCCGCGGGCGAACACGACGACCACCTGTCGTCGTGGGCGACGCTGCTCGAAGCGTGGGCCCGGCCGTACGGCGACCGCACGCGCGGACGGCGGTTTTACTTCCGACCGGCCCACGAGATGAACGGCAGCTGGTTCCCGTGGAGCGCGGTCGATTCCTCCCGGATCGACACGACCGTCACGCCCGCCCTGAACGGCTCCGGCAGCGCGAACGGGAGCGGTGGCGAGAGCCCGGCAGCCGGAACTCCGGAGGACTACGTCGAGATGTGGCGGCGGCTCTACGACGCGTTCGGGCGGACCGACCTCGACGCGACGAACGTCCAGTGGGTCTGGGCGGTCAACGCCGACGAGGTCGGTGGCATCCGGATGGAACGGTACTACCCGGGCGACGAGTACGCCGACTGGGTCGGCCTCGATGGGTTCAACTTCGGTGGGAGTCAGTCGTATTCGCGCTGGCGCACGCCCGAAGAACTGTTCGACCCGATGCTCGGCCGACTGCGCGAACTGACCGACAAGCCGGTGACGCTGACCGAGTTCGCGACGAGCTCGTTCACGGGATCGAAAGGCGACGGCGAGTATCGACCCGCGCGAAAAGCCGAATGGATCGAGGCAGCCTACGAGTACGTCGCCGCAAACGATATCAAGATGACCTGCTGGTTCAATGTCGACAAAAGCGGGACCGACGAGGCCGACTGGGCGGTGTTCGGCGGCGAACGCGGCACCGAACAGGCGTCGGTCTCGGGCACGGAGTACGCCGCGTACGCCGCCTACAACCGGACGGTTTCCGGCGACGACTTCCTGGGTGCGCTGCCCGACTACCCGCCGCTGCTGACCGACGCGGAGTTCGCCGGCACGTTCTGA
- a CDS encoding ABC transporter ATP-binding protein, producing MLAIDGLTKSYGAFDLGPIDLAVDEEVLSVLGPSGCGKTTLLSAVAGITDPDAGTITLNGRELTGRVPEDRGTVLVFQDGALFPHMTARENVAYAAASTENIDDLADTLEIGDVLDQRAATLSGGERQRVALARSLAADPAALLLDEPLANLDAPIKRRLRDELRPLLSSLSIPVVYVTHDQHEATAIGDQLAVVKDGAIQQCDTPSEVFARPTTPFVASFTGSTNLFRARIAAEKGTPALEWADHRFDVVDHEYPVGEAVWFCIRPEYVTVVDDLAADGQNGLRGDVQRRVFEGDGYRIDVTPAGTDDVVQATLSPPDYDRLGLDDRERVRLSLPRDAIHIVGECDGIDAG from the coding sequence ATGCTCGCAATCGACGGATTGACGAAGTCGTACGGTGCGTTCGACCTCGGACCGATCGATCTCGCGGTCGACGAGGAGGTGCTCTCGGTGCTCGGGCCGTCGGGGTGTGGAAAAACGACGCTGCTCTCGGCGGTTGCGGGGATCACCGACCCCGACGCCGGAACGATCACGCTGAACGGCAGAGAGCTCACCGGCCGTGTGCCGGAGGATCGCGGGACGGTGCTCGTGTTTCAGGATGGAGCGCTCTTCCCGCATATGACCGCCCGAGAGAACGTCGCGTACGCCGCGGCGTCCACGGAGAACATCGACGATCTCGCCGATACGCTCGAAATCGGCGACGTGCTCGACCAGCGAGCGGCGACGCTTTCGGGAGGGGAGCGCCAGCGGGTCGCGCTCGCGCGCTCGCTCGCCGCCGACCCCGCGGCGCTGTTGCTCGACGAGCCGCTCGCCAACCTCGACGCGCCGATCAAGCGCCGGCTCCGCGACGAACTCCGGCCACTCCTGTCGTCGCTTTCGATTCCAGTCGTGTACGTCACCCACGACCAGCACGAGGCGACGGCGATCGGCGACCAGCTCGCCGTCGTGAAGGACGGCGCGATACAGCAATGCGACACGCCAAGCGAGGTGTTCGCCCGGCCCACGACGCCGTTCGTCGCGTCGTTCACCGGCAGCACCAACCTGTTCCGGGCACGGATCGCGGCGGAGAAGGGGACTCCCGCTCTCGAATGGGCTGATCACCGATTCGACGTTGTCGACCACGAGTACCCGGTCGGCGAGGCGGTCTGGTTCTGTATCCGTCCCGAGTACGTCACGGTGGTCGACGATCTCGCTGCCGACGGGCAGAACGGGCTGCGTGGAGACGTTCAACGTCGGGTGTTCGAGGGCGACGGCTACCGCATCGACGTCACGCCGGCGGGCACGGACGACGTAGTTCAGGCCACGCTGTCGCCGCCCGACTACGACCGGCTGGGCCTCGACGACCGCGAACGGGTTCGGCTATCGCTGCCGCGGGACGCGATCCACATCGTCGGCGAGTGTGACGGGATCGACGCCGGCTGA